The genomic region GGATGATCTGGATCCATTTGAAATAAGGCGGCTGAATTCAGCTGACAAAAGCGAGTAGATTTGTGCGAGGGATATCGCTGCTGGCGATCGTGTGGGGCTCGCCGATCACTTTGATCTTTTGACATGGTACCGACTGACAGCTGGAACTTGCTTTGTTGGTGTGCGAGTCTCGAGTGCAGCAAACTCCAAGGTGAGAAAATATGCATGTATTGCTGATTACTATTGTGTGTATTGCCATCATGAAATGCAACTGCAATCTTTTCCAGTCCTCCCTTCAATCATCTCAGATCTTTTCCCTTATGGTCTCTTCCTTTACCGAGTTGCCCCCTTCCAGATCCACACGCACCTCTGTGGTCCGCCAGATTTCTGCCTCCCCGTTCTGCCCATTCGACCCGAGAATGTCCTCCTCGCTCTGCGCCCGGCTGCTGGTCAAGCTCTTCATTCTGTTCGCGCCATTGACGTTGCTAACCCCGCTGGTCCCATTCATCCTGCCGTACCCGGTGGCACCTGTCTTCTTGGTGGACGCGTTGGCAGTCGTCAATCCAAAGTGCTGCAGCACCTGCTGGAAAGGCTTGCGCAGGCAAGGAATGCAAGCGGCGATGAAGGCGACCTGTTCCTCCACCAATGACCACGTACCCATCTGGATACCCTCCAAGTTGGGGTCTTCGGTAAGACCAAAGTTGGCCGCCATGGTCGCCTTGACTATGGACGCCGCAGAGGCGAAGATACCCAGAGCCATGAGGACACCGATAACAATACGTTCCCGGAGGGGGATCTGAACCTTTCGGAGGAAGGTCACGGGCATGAGGGCGAAGATGACGTCGGTGACAATGTTGAAGCTGGCGATGCAGATCGAGTTGACACGGATGGCGCCCTTGCTCCAGCACTTTGCGTCGAcgacaaggccgaggagatcCCACGCGGCGTGGAGGGGAATGCACTGCAGGACGGCGGCCAGGGTGCCGTAGATGCTGACAATTACCTGGAGGGCGATCATGACCCACAGGAAGTGACGGACAGACTTGCGCTGTTCGAGGCGGAGAAGCATGCCGGCGACGGagatcttgatggcggccatgGACCAGGCCCAGATGGGCTGGGACAGCACGGCAAGCTTGTTGGAGTAGATCACATCGGCGAGGGTAAAGGTCGAGGGGTCACCGCCGAAGGTGTAGGGGACGGTGAGGATAAGGAGGATGGAGTTGGTCAGGACGAGGACCCAGGCGGCGCTGATGACATagtcatcccatcccatgtGGAAGACCGGGAAGGATCTCGTCCACAACCGGGCGCTGAAAAGGATGAAGGATATGATGTTGAgggtgacggcggcggctgtGAAGGAGTGGGCAGCCGTGTTCGCGGCATCGGTGGGTACGGAGGGGATGAGACTTGGATCAGGTGGCCCGGCGAAGGCTCCCGGAGGAGGGCCGCTGGCGCTTCCCGAGGCGCCCGAAGTTGTTGGATCCATCGTCCCGGCGCTTTGGCTCACAACACAAACAgcaaaaaaagcaaacagaCAGCAGCGAACAAAACgaagagaggtggtggaggatctGCGATGAGATGTCAGGAAGCTGTCATGGCCCTGGGTCTGGGGGATCGGCACGCTCTTATCATCGTCCCAGGGCATCGGTTTCGGTTGGTCGCCGAGTCCACCATTGCAACCAAGCAAGATCGAATCTTTCACCCGATTCGCAATCCGGGGCTCCATGTCGTCTCCATGTAGATGGATTCCCATGTTGCCTGCCGCGAATCTAGTGGAAAATTTCCCCTCCTGGCCTCGCATTAGCTCAACTGTCGAGGGGGCCAAAGCGCGTCCGAGCACCTGAGGTCTGAACCTCGCGTAGGGGTCTGGACATGTCAAAACAGTCAACGCACTGGTGCAACGACATTCGAGATTGCTCTCTCCACCTCGACGCCATGGGTCCAATGGGACGGTTCCCTGATTGCTGGGAAAGCCTCGACGCCTCACCTACCTACAATGGCAGCTGGGTGCTCTTCGGCGTGTGTGGGCAGGCACGATGGGCCCGCCTGAGGGCAGTATAGTTTGGTAAGTTTTGGTAGCACATTACAGCTTGAGAATACAAACACgaccttttccttttccccctctgtTTTTGACTGTTCGATATACCACACCTTGTGGCACGAACCCACCGTACGGACGCGCACGTGCTTGGAAATTCTGCCGAGGATTCGGGGGGACGATGCCAGAATTTTGTCTTCCACTAATCTTTAGCGAACATCGTGCCATCTACAGGAAACGCAATTAAAAAGCAGTCCCAAGCGATCTTGGTGGGAACGGTGGAGACGGTTTCCCGGGGGCTCCCAAACAAAAGGGGTCTGGCAAGCAGCAGCGTTGTTCCTGCCATTGGTCTTCTCAGCGGACAATGCGCTCTGTCCTTCCCATCACGCTGCTTCCTTCGTGCTATGTTTGAAGGCTTGAATGGGCAGGTCTCTAAATTCTCACTGCTGTCGCTTTGACGTTTGACTAGTTGACAGCTGCAGCCCCTTCTCCGCCGCTCTTCCCTCAGACGGTTCTTCTCATGCATCCGCGGCCCTCTCCCTACGTACCTGACCTAGGCCGGCCCGGGAATAGTGCCCACCCTGGAGCCGAGTGTCCCGTCATCTGTGCGCGAAATTTTTGAGCACTCGCCGACATTTGGCGCTGAAGCATTTAATGTGTTTCTGCTTCGCTTCTTTGGCCCGACAGTGTTTCGTTCCTGGGCCGGGAGCAACATGGCGacttttctttccctctctttttgACTTGGCAAAACCCCCCCGCAAATCGGACCGGAGGCCCGGGGCAACCAATCGATCGTCGCCCGAGCGTCGTCGCTGGCGAGATCGACGTGTCCCGGGGACGCTGATGAACTATCTGTTGATGGCTAGCCGGGCTCGGACCTGGGTCCCATTTTCGTGACTGGTAAGGTCGATCCAACGCAGAGTCAGCGGGGTTGTGAGCTTTTTCGGGTTGGGAGCAgagcggaggtggtggtggatggggtggcCAGTGGTCCGTTGCGTTGCAACGGGAAGGTCCGTGTGGTAGAGGGTGAAATCCGTTTCGAGTTTCATGGACTGGAGCACGCCGGAGACAAGGTCCCTTGCTGCGACCTTACGGGGCTGAGGGAGCAAGCGGTtgcgaggagaaggagaaccACGGCTTTCCGAAGCCGGTCTAGCCCCTGGATTTACACCAGAATTGCCCATCTCATCTTGTGCTATCACACTCACCAAAGCACCAGTTCTGGGTAAACCAAACCGATGAGCTGAGAGTAAAACCGCGTCGGCCCGTTCCTTTTCCAGGTCGTCTTCTGAAGCCATTATAGCCTTGACAAGAGGCTGTAGATAGTAGCTCCTGCACGGTATTCTCCACCGGTGCTTTTCCGCTTTGCACACGTCTGCCCTACGAGATAACAGCAGTTGGATCGTCAGAGGTGCGTCCATCAGGGCGGTGTACTCGACGAGCAGTATACTGTGCAACATGCTTGGGGCATGGTCGAAGCCCCCAGGCCATGGGCCTGAACCGGGACTGTGGAGATGAAAGCGCAACTCAAGATCAGCGAGCGGGTTGAATAGGCCGGAATATCTATACAACATATGCCAAGGGGCAGTAGCATCATCATTTCAATGAAAATAACCAGCCAAAAGTTGAGTGGAACGGACACAACAGCATCGGGCGAGTATAATTTGGGGTTTTCTACGATTGGAGACTCGCGCTGGTCAAAACTGAAATTGTGCCTTTGTTGATATAGGTTTTCCTGGGCTTTGCTTCACACTCTGAAGCAGTACTCCTGAACTTTCTAAGCCCTTGTTCCTAGGTCTATTATGGAAATAAAGAGACAAATAGCAAAGACATCGATGATGGCATCGTCTTCTCTTCAAGATCAACACCCACTCATCCACCTATCAAAAAAGATAATGTGTCTCGCCTCTCTCCTTTATGCCTCCATGAGTTTAACCCCCACTTTGCATTCCATATATCAAGGCGTGGTGGCAGAGTGGTCTAATGCGCAAGACTAGAAATCTTGTTCCTTCGGGAGCGTCTGTTCGAATCAGGCCCACGTCGTTGACAATTTCCTTTTTGTCCTGACCATCTTCTCTTGTAGCGCAGCCTCCACTCTATCTCCCCAGGCCCACCCCATCTTTCGATCAAGCACACAGACAGGGACACAACgccacaccacaccaaaGTTAATTCCACTTCCCCTGATTACAACCTGGAAGTGCTCCAACTTTTTAAGCGGATGCAGGCAGCTTCCTAGAACCTACATGTACAAGGTATCAACCTAATATAAAACAGGAACGAATTTGCAGCAGAGATCGATAACCGGaggtaaaaaaaaacccaagaGGAGTCCATTTTTCCACAAAGCCCCTATCTACATCCGGAAACTCCTTCGCGAGGTATCTGACGACAGAAATGACAAAATGATAACAGAGGTGAACCTGTTTTCCTAGACAAATATTTCCAACTTTCAAAGGATAGACAAGaagttgttgaggatgatgtcCCTTCCTGTCCGTCCCCATAAATAACAGAGCAGAGTCTATATACACAAATgtccctcctcacccaaacACAGCAAAGGCATGACCAACAGCCCACCCATACACGCGCGCTGCTTCGCGACGACATTGGAGCGAAAATGAAAGGGAAAGGTTTTCCCAGATTGACGACGAGGTGCGACGCGACACTAAAAAGATTTACGGCCCATAGCAAAACAGAAATAAATACCGGATATGCAAACAGATTCAAGGGAATATCGAGAAACAAGGAAATCACGCGGGTAACCGCTCTAGTCGTACCCGGCGCCACGTTGCCATTGACTGCCAAAACCGTTAGTAAGACCGTTAAGCATCATCCAATATTGAGCTAG from Podospora bellae-mahoneyi strain CBS 112042 chromosome 4, whole genome shotgun sequence harbors:
- a CDS encoding hypothetical protein (EggNog:ENOG503PCRR), encoding MDPTTSGASGSASGPPPGAFAGPPDPSLIPSVPTDAANTAAHSFTAAAVTLNIISFILFSARLWTRSFPVFHMGWDDYVISAAWVLVLTNSILLILTVPYTFGGDPSTFTLADVIYSNKLAVLSQPIWAWSMAAIKISVAGMLLRLEQRKSVRHFLWVMIALQVIVSIYGTLAAVLQCIPLHAAWDLLGLVVDAKCWSKGAIRVNSICIASFNIVTDVIFALMPVTFLRKVQIPLRERIVIGVLMALGIFASAASIVKATMAANFGLTEDPNLEGIQMGTWSLVEEQVAFIAACIPCLRKPFQQVLQHFGLTTANASTKKTGATGYGRMNGTSGVSNVNGANRMKSLTSSRAQSEEDILGSNGQNGEAEIWRTTEVRVDLEGGNSVKEETIREKI